In one Leptospiraceae bacterium genomic region, the following are encoded:
- a CDS encoding Na+/H+ antiporter NhaA: MSAKNLPRPIGILFEYSAFLIVGSLLALFWANINYDSYHGFVHHDLISNLKHSSIHFVVNDIFMVFFFGIAMKEVTEAFLPGGSLSSFDKAALPVIGTIGGVVGPATLFVVLALLFKQGHAQTAMLHGWAIPTATDIAYSWLFAKIVFGASHPAVTFLLVLAVLDDLIGMGIIAIFYSSDIKVMYLGLLALGMAMAFGLRKMNVKNFWPYVLLGGIPAWFGLLYTGVHSSLALVFIVPFMPAAIDGEDKFFDSEEMEEEHDTLNAFEHFFKSPVDIGLFFFGLANAGVPAEAAGLGTAITISSIFFGKTFGIFLFSMIGNKVFKMAFPDHTGYKELFVLGVVAAIGFTVAIFVTTVAFGEPPAALKGEEFKGILIAYEKEMKMGALLSFLSGFTALVLGKVLKIKKVE, translated from the coding sequence ATGAGTGCTAAAAATTTACCCAGGCCGATAGGTATTTTATTTGAATACTCTGCCTTTTTAATTGTGGGATCCCTGCTTGCTCTTTTTTGGGCGAACATCAATTACGATTCATACCACGGTTTTGTTCATCATGATCTTATCTCAAACCTCAAACATAGCAGTATACATTTTGTGGTAAACGATATTTTTATGGTGTTCTTCTTCGGAATCGCGATGAAGGAAGTTACCGAAGCTTTCTTGCCGGGAGGTTCGCTTTCCTCTTTTGACAAGGCAGCCCTTCCGGTTATCGGAACTATCGGAGGGGTTGTAGGTCCTGCCACTCTGTTTGTGGTTCTGGCTTTACTTTTTAAACAGGGACATGCACAAACAGCCATGCTTCATGGTTGGGCGATTCCTACAGCTACTGATATAGCCTATTCCTGGCTTTTTGCTAAGATTGTCTTTGGAGCCAGTCACCCGGCTGTTACTTTCCTTCTGGTTCTGGCTGTTTTAGACGACCTTATCGGGATGGGAATTATTGCCATTTTTTACTCCTCTGATATTAAAGTGATGTATCTCGGTCTTCTGGCCCTGGGAATGGCAATGGCTTTCGGTCTTCGTAAGATGAATGTAAAAAACTTCTGGCCCTATGTACTTTTAGGGGGAATTCCGGCCTGGTTCGGTCTTTTATATACCGGGGTTCATTCCAGTTTGGCCCTGGTGTTTATAGTACCCTTTATGCCGGCAGCCATTGATGGAGAGGATAAATTTTTTGATTCGGAAGAAATGGAAGAAGAGCATGATACTCTTAATGCCTTTGAACACTTCTTTAAATCTCCCGTAGACATAGGTCTTTTCTTTTTCGGTCTGGCGAATGCAGGAGTTCCGGCAGAAGCAGCGGGTCTTGGAACAGCAATTACCATTTCTTCTATCTTTTTTGGAAAAACTTTTGGTATTTTCCTGTTTTCCATGATTGGAAACAAGGTATTTAAAATGGCTTTCCCTGATCATACAGGTTATAAGGAACTCTTTGTCCTGGGGGTAGTGGCGGCTATAGGCTTCACTGTGGCTATTTTTGTAACGACTGTAGCTTTTGGAGAACCACCGGCAGCCCTGAAAGGAGAGGAATTTAAAGGAATCCTTATTGCTTATGAAAAAGAAATGAAAATGGGTGCTTTACTCAGTTTCCTTTCCGGCTTTACAGCTTTAGTGCTCGGAAAAGTGTTAAAAATCAAAAAAGTAGAGTGA
- the thiS gene encoding sulfur carrier protein ThiS, whose amino-acid sequence MLLNGKLYSLETLKEKNLLSLLNSLEINPSTIAIEKNGDIIPREDWEKTELMADDELELIKFVGGG is encoded by the coding sequence GTGTTACTGAACGGAAAGTTGTATTCTCTCGAAACCCTCAAAGAAAAAAACTTACTGTCTCTTCTGAATTCTTTGGAAATTAATCCATCTACCATTGCAATTGAGAAGAATGGAGATATTATACCCAGAGAAGATTGGGAAAAAACCGAGTTAATGGCAGACGATGAATTAGAATTGATCAAGTTTGTTGGAGGAGGCTGA
- a CDS encoding thiamine phosphate synthase: protein MFSEIPGLYPILDFSFLNREGLKWEDVLKTWEAYKEVIPFIQLRAKDLSETDYEKTYLKIKESTAFPIIINDFYELAIRLKAFGFHLGKEEYEALSPKEKDSLKENTCLRGTSSHSLKDLEELDTSLWHYTGFGPIFPTSSKKTSYPVLGTQIIKEAIKISPIPITCIGGINEMNLQEIFQYSSPSMITCIEAACKEESFYQLIKVFKTFQKR, encoded by the coding sequence ATGTTTTCTGAAATTCCCGGATTATATCCTATTCTTGATTTCTCCTTCTTAAACAGAGAGGGACTCAAATGGGAAGATGTTTTAAAAACCTGGGAAGCTTATAAAGAGGTAATTCCTTTTATTCAGCTTAGAGCGAAAGACTTAAGCGAGACAGATTATGAAAAGACTTATCTTAAAATTAAAGAAAGCACTGCGTTTCCAATTATTATCAATGATTTTTATGAGCTGGCCATTCGCTTAAAGGCTTTTGGCTTTCATCTTGGAAAAGAAGAATACGAAGCTTTGAGCCCAAAAGAGAAAGATTCTCTGAAGGAAAATACCTGCCTTCGGGGAACCTCTTCTCATTCTCTAAAGGATTTAGAAGAATTAGATACTTCCCTCTGGCATTATACCGGCTTCGGACCTATTTTTCCAACCTCGTCTAAAAAGACTTCATATCCGGTACTGGGTACTCAAATAATAAAAGAAGCTATAAAGATTAGTCCGATTCCTATTACCTGTATCGGAGGAATTAATGAAATGAATCTTCAGGAGATATTTCAGTATTCATCTCCTTCTATGATTACCTGTATAGAAGCTGCCTGTAAAGAAGAAAGTTTTTATCAGCTAATTAAGGTTTTTAAAACTTTTCAGAAAAGATAA
- a CDS encoding SpoIIE family protein phosphatase, which produces MKSLFILLFLFLSSFFTLRAVPSINLIQDCETDTYTCKPRTWYYNPVFSDNFLRMKLPDSNWKPVKFPITVRSLHKGNETFIDYAFFTEINVTKEFLQKVSHPTIHLSYIGSAFSIYMNGKLIAKEGEFKDGQMTFYRALRHHNWPIDKLLFIEGKNFLLIRISGDPRYSGTGFYYKDGYHITEHAVAEYESRDWAGTILTFLYLAFGFYHLFLFIKRRQEVYNLTYALLSIDIFIYFICRIGIPLDYRGLDSMYIERMEYFFLFYANTLIYIFIDQLFERRISLFSKFCLFISLILSMAVLFAPAYFTEYLLLAWQISALLSVPYGFSVLIRHIKLKNKNAMALLIGLSMYIIVVIYDIANSMFLNYSIYLAKYAFFSFIVGIAVVLANRFLNLYETVEDLNENLERKVEKRTRELQHSFEEIKNLKEKQDGDYFLTTLLFKPLMSNVNKKANLKIEFLLKQKKQFQFKGKEHEIGGDICISDSIYLEEKEYAVFINGDAMGKSIQGAGGAIVLGVVFKSILSRTRLLKEMQKVSPEEWLKLAFIELQNVFESFDCSMLISIVMGLVDVETGMMYYINAEHPFICLYRDDKASFLDTELSLSKVGIPGLYNPIQVSTFTLNKDDVIIMGSDGRDDLKIEMGDVLVMNEDETLFLSMIEKGQGKLELIYKALLEVGEITDDLSLLKISYYGRSEQVVNEKDRKLLEQGIELLQKGKEEGLNILNSIEMLLPLLTQASRAIVSYLEDNNRYKDAAIKLEEYINFYPWDEKAILELSKNYLIIKDYPKALFYANKLKLRKPDDKEVLYHLLSIYLELKEKDKSIKTLDKILHYYPNDKKAQLLKADIK; this is translated from the coding sequence ATGAAATCTTTATTCATACTTTTATTTTTATTCTTGTCTTCGTTTTTTACTCTAAGGGCTGTTCCCTCTATTAATTTAATACAGGACTGTGAAACAGATACCTATACCTGTAAGCCGAGAACCTGGTATTATAACCCTGTTTTTTCTGATAATTTTCTTCGGATGAAGCTTCCGGATTCGAATTGGAAGCCGGTAAAGTTTCCGATTACAGTGAGAAGCCTGCATAAAGGAAACGAAACTTTTATTGATTATGCTTTTTTTACAGAAATAAATGTTACGAAAGAGTTTTTACAAAAAGTTTCTCACCCCACTATACATTTAAGCTACATTGGCTCTGCTTTTTCGATTTATATGAATGGAAAGCTTATTGCAAAGGAAGGGGAGTTTAAAGATGGGCAAATGACATTTTACAGAGCTTTGCGGCATCATAACTGGCCTATAGACAAGTTGTTATTTATTGAAGGAAAAAATTTCCTCCTGATACGAATCTCCGGTGATCCAAGGTATTCAGGCACCGGTTTTTATTATAAGGATGGGTATCATATTACCGAACATGCTGTGGCTGAGTATGAAAGTCGAGATTGGGCCGGAACTATCTTAACGTTTTTATATCTTGCCTTCGGTTTTTATCACCTTTTCTTATTTATTAAACGCAGGCAGGAAGTATATAACCTAACATATGCTTTGCTTTCTATTGATATATTTATTTACTTTATCTGTCGTATTGGAATTCCTCTTGATTACCGGGGGCTTGACTCTATGTACATAGAGCGAATGGAGTATTTCTTTCTCTTCTATGCCAATACCCTTATATACATCTTTATTGATCAGTTATTTGAAAGAAGAATAAGTTTATTTAGCAAGTTCTGTCTTTTTATTTCTTTAATTCTTTCTATGGCTGTACTATTTGCTCCTGCTTATTTTACGGAATATCTATTACTTGCCTGGCAGATTAGTGCTTTGCTCAGTGTTCCTTATGGTTTTAGCGTTCTTATTCGACATATAAAGTTAAAAAATAAAAATGCGATGGCTCTCCTGATTGGCTTGAGTATGTACATTATTGTAGTTATTTATGATATAGCCAATTCTATGTTTTTAAATTATTCTATATACTTAGCCAAATATGCGTTCTTTTCGTTTATCGTAGGAATTGCCGTGGTTCTGGCTAATCGGTTTTTAAACCTGTATGAAACAGTTGAGGATTTGAACGAGAACCTGGAACGTAAAGTGGAGAAGAGAACAAGGGAATTGCAGCATTCGTTTGAAGAAATAAAAAATTTAAAAGAAAAACAGGATGGAGATTATTTCTTAACCACTTTGCTTTTTAAACCTCTTATGTCTAATGTAAATAAAAAAGCAAATTTAAAAATCGAGTTTTTACTGAAACAAAAAAAACAATTTCAATTTAAAGGAAAAGAACATGAAATCGGAGGAGATATTTGTATATCAGATAGTATTTATCTGGAAGAAAAAGAATATGCAGTGTTTATAAATGGAGATGCAATGGGCAAGTCCATACAGGGAGCAGGAGGAGCTATTGTTTTGGGTGTTGTTTTTAAATCTATCCTTTCCCGAACCAGACTTCTTAAAGAAATGCAAAAAGTCAGTCCGGAGGAATGGTTAAAATTAGCTTTTATTGAATTACAGAATGTTTTTGAGTCCTTCGATTGTTCCATGCTGATTTCTATTGTAATGGGACTTGTCGATGTTGAGACAGGAATGATGTATTATATCAATGCAGAACATCCATTTATCTGTTTATATAGGGATGATAAGGCTTCTTTTTTAGATACGGAATTGTCTTTGAGTAAAGTTGGAATTCCGGGATTATATAATCCTATACAGGTTTCCACTTTTACCTTAAATAAGGATGATGTAATAATAATGGGTTCAGATGGAAGGGATGATCTCAAGATTGAAATGGGTGATGTTCTGGTAATGAATGAAGATGAAACTTTATTTCTTTCTATGATAGAAAAAGGGCAGGGAAAATTGGAGTTAATTTACAAAGCCTTGCTGGAGGTTGGGGAAATAACTGATGATCTAAGCTTATTGAAGATCTCCTATTATGGAAGGAGTGAGCAGGTTGTGAATGAAAAAGATAGGAAACTTCTTGAACAGGGAATTGAACTATTACAAAAAGGAAAAGAAGAGGGATTAAATATATTAAATAGTATTGAAATGTTGCTTCCTTTACTGACACAGGCCAGTAGAGCTATTGTAAGCTATCTTGAGGATAATAATCGCTACAAGGATGCTGCGATAAAATTAGAAGAATATATTAATTTTTATCCCTGGGATGAAAAAGCCATTCTGGAACTTTCGAAAAACTATTTGATTATAAAAGATTATCCGAAAGCATTATTTTATGCGAATAAACTTAAACTCCGAAAACCCGATGATAAAGAAGTTCTTTACCATCTTTTGAGTATTTACCTGGAATTAAAAGAAAAAGATAAGTCTATTAAAACACTTGATAAAATTCTACATTACTACCCGAATGATAAAAAAGCCCAGTTATTAAAAGCAGATATTAAATAA
- a CDS encoding outer membrane protein transport protein: MRVFLFAIILFLYTSASAQDYYNIKGLFGEKAPGMGGAFTAISDDVSGMYYNPAGLSFSDKNYISINASSYKMQNVYLKDMFGPQQDYDRASKNYLPNFIGIVKAYGNWNFGFSVINSVSENFDQADQINLPLFEREITRINATLREENFEIFGGPSLSYKFSNRFSLGFSFHYLYSSSSNFLHIQQEYETGSISHVTQQEKKKAYAFTPIVGFQYMLIDKLSLGLSLRHQKYTTGNYSSRNSVNTSIGMDNILIISEGNKNFTTSAINQFVILSSPEIYELPNLTTIRSGLAYFFSTRFLLSFDLIYTSSFKKNIFRYDYSAGFYSISNTNKNELYRESTLNYALGTEIFLSEFIAFRAGFYTNNSNNTKFSWIQGALKMIYEDTAGLDGMHVDSNIFIKGPGLRDEYVNLKGYTFGLGFYTGGNSISISYVREVGRGISAIPVGKLPQIVVVNYNSFYLTATSSY, encoded by the coding sequence ATGAGAGTTTTTCTTTTTGCAATTATACTTTTTCTTTATACTTCCGCTTCGGCACAGGATTATTATAACATTAAAGGTCTATTTGGTGAGAAAGCTCCGGGTATGGGCGGTGCTTTTACCGCTATTTCTGATGATGTGTCAGGCATGTACTATAATCCTGCCGGCCTTTCTTTCAGTGATAAAAACTATATTTCTATAAATGCCAGTAGTTATAAGATGCAAAATGTCTATCTTAAAGATATGTTCGGTCCTCAACAGGACTATGATAGGGCTTCTAAAAATTATTTACCAAATTTTATTGGAATTGTAAAAGCTTACGGGAATTGGAACTTCGGTTTTTCTGTTATTAATTCTGTTTCCGAGAATTTTGATCAAGCTGACCAGATAAACCTTCCTTTATTCGAGAGGGAAATAACAAGAATCAATGCAACTTTGCGGGAAGAGAATTTTGAAATTTTTGGAGGTCCGAGCTTATCCTATAAATTCTCGAATAGATTTTCTCTGGGATTCAGTTTTCACTATTTATATTCAAGTTCTTCAAACTTTCTGCATATACAGCAGGAATATGAAACGGGAAGCATTTCGCACGTTACTCAACAGGAGAAGAAAAAAGCCTATGCATTTACTCCTATAGTAGGTTTTCAATATATGCTAATAGACAAGTTGTCTCTAGGTTTATCTTTGAGGCATCAAAAGTATACTACCGGTAATTATAGTAGTCGTAATAGTGTTAATACTTCTATAGGTATGGATAATATACTGATAATATCTGAAGGGAATAAAAACTTTACTACAAGTGCAATAAATCAATTTGTGATTTTATCTTCTCCGGAAATTTATGAACTTCCAAATTTAACTACTATTCGTTCGGGACTTGCTTATTTCTTTAGTACGAGGTTTCTTTTGTCTTTTGATTTGATTTATACAAGTTCTTTTAAGAAAAATATATTCAGATATGATTATTCTGCCGGTTTCTACAGTATTTCTAATACAAATAAAAATGAACTTTATCGAGAAAGCACTTTGAACTATGCTTTGGGTACTGAAATTTTCTTATCTGAATTTATTGCTTTTAGAGCCGGCTTTTATACGAATAATTCAAATAATACCAAATTTAGCTGGATACAGGGGGCCTTGAAGATGATCTATGAAGATACAGCCGGTCTCGATGGAATGCATGTAGATAGTAATATTTTTATTAAAGGGCCTGGTTTAAGGGATGAATATGTAAATTTAAAAGGGTATACTTTCGGTCTTGGTTTTTATACGGGAGGAAACTCAATATCTATCAGTTATGTAAGAGAAGTCGGTAGGGGCATTTCAGCCATTCCTGTGGGAAAGCTTCCCCAGATAGTAGTTGTTAATTATAATTCGTTTTATTTAACCGCTACGAGTAGTTATTAA
- a CDS encoding ATP-binding cassette domain-containing protein: MEAEISIRELSLHFQKREIFHNLSFEVYKSEKILLTAKSGGGKSSLFKILLGFEKASSGTVYIQGIELKESNIMQIRSLISFIPQEPPLIDKTVNEFYEEVFNYKANKLISCDENLKKSMAMKLFGERNIFSENLSKLSVGERKRVVLILAFLLKREILFLDELSAGLDKKVREVVEDLLNQYEGCILFSSHDKSPKTMNWKELSW, translated from the coding sequence ATGGAAGCAGAAATATCCATTCGGGAGTTATCTTTACATTTTCAAAAAAGAGAAATTTTTCATAATTTAAGTTTTGAAGTTTATAAAAGTGAAAAAATACTTTTAACAGCCAAATCTGGTGGTGGAAAATCGAGCCTGTTTAAAATATTATTGGGTTTTGAAAAAGCTTCCTCCGGTACTGTGTATATTCAGGGAATAGAATTAAAGGAATCTAATATAATGCAAATTCGAAGCCTGATTTCATTTATTCCTCAGGAACCCCCACTTATAGATAAGACGGTCAATGAGTTTTATGAAGAAGTATTTAATTATAAAGCTAATAAGCTGATTTCTTGTGATGAAAATCTGAAAAAGAGCATGGCTATGAAACTATTTGGAGAACGAAATATCTTTTCTGAGAATCTCTCCAAACTTTCTGTAGGAGAACGAAAACGTGTTGTTTTGATACTGGCTTTTTTGTTAAAAAGAGAAATTCTCTTTTTAGATGAATTAAGTGCCGGTTTGGATAAAAAGGTCAGAGAAGTAGTGGAAGATCTACTAAATCAATATGAAGGTTGTATTTTGTTTTCAAGTCATGATAAATCTCCTAAAACCATGAATTGGAAGGAACTAAGCTGGTGA
- a CDS encoding ABC transporter permease, whose translation MKTAFDFPVLNFLYFFIFLIPLFILLYTLRIKKWKASLLAIVRMAIQLSFAGFYLTVLFQYDNYILNLLYFLFMVLVSSHSISSNANLRFLKSFPLVYLANLIPQVIMISFMHFFVLELTKIWEARYFIPLGGMLLGNSLNASIVALRTFFQLLEKNMPLYQYKLSLGASKNQALHDTFRESISTAIAPITGSMASMGLVSLPGMMTGQILGGSSPLIAIKYQVMIVLAIFCTILYSTLFSLFLFITFAFDPYFMPRKEFFKEE comes from the coding sequence GTGAAAACAGCTTTCGATTTTCCTGTTCTAAATTTTCTGTATTTTTTTATTTTTCTTATTCCGCTCTTTATCTTGTTGTATACTTTGCGAATTAAAAAGTGGAAAGCATCCCTTTTGGCTATTGTTCGTATGGCTATTCAACTTAGCTTTGCCGGATTCTATCTGACAGTTTTATTTCAATATGATAATTACATTCTGAATCTGTTATATTTTCTTTTTATGGTATTAGTATCTTCTCATTCTATTAGTTCTAATGCAAATCTACGATTCCTAAAGAGTTTTCCCCTGGTTTATCTTGCCAATCTTATTCCCCAGGTAATCATGATTAGCTTTATGCATTTTTTTGTTCTGGAGCTTACAAAAATTTGGGAAGCAAGGTATTTTATTCCCCTCGGAGGAATGCTCTTAGGAAATAGTCTGAATGCCAGCATTGTTGCTTTACGTACTTTTTTTCAGCTTTTAGAAAAGAATATGCCTCTGTACCAATACAAATTATCCCTGGGAGCCAGTAAGAATCAGGCTCTGCATGATACATTTAGAGAAAGCATATCCACAGCCATTGCTCCTATCACGGGAAGTATGGCCAGTATGGGTCTTGTGTCTCTACCCGGAATGATGACAGGTCAAATATTGGGAGGTTCAAGTCCTCTGATTGCTATTAAATACCAGGTGATGATAGTTCTTGCTATTTTCTGTACGATTTTATATTCGACCCTTTTTTCTCTTTTTTTGTTTATTACCTTTGCATTTGATCCGTATTTTATGCCAAGAAAAGAATTTTTTAAAGAGGAATAA
- a CDS encoding M48 family metalloprotease produces MFLKKLFKYIFIAVSVVIAIFSFLLFSVAIDEIQKGKQASGFTLLFLTLLILSGIGYSMLRLYTRVMGSDPDSAMLKGKEFAYKKFRELFPYRFEKITPQENPKQYTREELSSGRESSPGDIATSAAIKTEEKLNVEIKISSPLNIKPPKVKNFSRTDCSKKLQELKLIEEDKLKTELEKLPLADKLKQNSQSKYGESGYTSALKHFLKTSVELNAKNHEKLFSIIEEVKNLFEIEANIKVFKTKEGMGENAFIISDKKEIILGFADNILNLVDDEDEIKTIIGHEFGHYVFNHNQSFLHNYILRMFNPQYESERSEDEIRIIQSEEGFELLKFSMLISQIQELNADRLGLFASKNFQASVQAIMKLSAGNVDKFGSYVIDDYLNQANNLLETGSYFEISDVLRTHPLEVFRAKALEYFYNTRMFFTDTNIKAKYKKNTINQNLSKLIPLDALNKERLLNSKGNEKEEGEYYLVMVIGALFVSFADDDFSKEESEFLNSSCRKFGHNKYFLDRISDLLEKNDTELFLREMEGLLEKFKTAPSAKKTSIIKHLIEAMKIDGKIEEVEFKTIRTISEDMNALEEYEKEIKLVFGV; encoded by the coding sequence ATGTTTTTAAAAAAGTTATTCAAATACATTTTTATTGCGGTTTCTGTTGTTATAGCAATCTTTAGCTTCCTCCTCTTCAGTGTTGCTATTGATGAAATACAAAAAGGCAAACAGGCTTCCGGTTTCACTCTATTGTTTTTGACTCTCCTTATCCTTTCCGGTATTGGCTATTCCATGCTGCGCTTATATACCCGGGTAATGGGAAGTGACCCGGATTCTGCGATGCTTAAAGGTAAAGAGTTTGCTTATAAAAAATTCAGAGAACTTTTTCCCTATCGATTTGAAAAAATTACTCCACAAGAAAATCCCAAACAGTACACGAGAGAAGAGCTTTCTTCGGGAAGAGAAAGTTCTCCGGGTGACATAGCTACATCCGCGGCCATAAAAACAGAAGAGAAATTGAATGTTGAAATAAAAATCAGTTCTCCTCTGAATATAAAACCCCCTAAAGTTAAAAACTTTTCCCGTACTGACTGTAGTAAAAAACTTCAGGAGCTAAAACTTATAGAAGAGGACAAACTAAAAACAGAGTTGGAAAAACTTCCACTGGCAGATAAATTGAAACAAAACTCTCAGAGTAAATACGGAGAGAGTGGCTATACTTCAGCCCTAAAACATTTCTTGAAAACCTCGGTAGAGTTAAATGCAAAAAACCATGAAAAACTTTTTTCGATTATCGAAGAAGTAAAAAATCTATTTGAAATAGAAGCCAATATAAAAGTTTTTAAAACCAAAGAAGGCATGGGAGAAAATGCCTTTATTATCTCAGATAAGAAAGAGATTATTTTAGGCTTTGCCGATAATATTTTAAACCTGGTAGATGATGAAGATGAAATCAAGACTATTATCGGTCATGAGTTCGGACACTATGTATTCAATCATAATCAGAGTTTCTTACACAATTACATTTTACGCATGTTTAATCCTCAATATGAAAGTGAACGCAGCGAAGACGAAATACGAATTATTCAATCAGAAGAAGGCTTTGAACTTTTAAAGTTTTCAATGTTAATCAGCCAGATCCAGGAGCTAAATGCGGATAGACTGGGGTTATTTGCCAGTAAAAACTTTCAGGCCAGTGTACAGGCCATTATGAAACTATCAGCCGGAAATGTAGATAAATTTGGTTCTTATGTAATTGATGACTATTTGAACCAGGCAAACAACTTATTGGAAACCGGCTCCTATTTTGAAATTTCAGATGTTTTGAGAACTCATCCCTTAGAAGTATTTCGTGCCAAAGCCCTGGAATATTTTTATAACACGCGGATGTTTTTTACGGATACAAATATAAAAGCAAAATATAAAAAAAATACCATAAACCAGAATCTTTCAAAGTTAATTCCCTTAGACGCTTTAAACAAAGAGAGACTTCTCAATTCTAAAGGAAATGAAAAGGAAGAAGGAGAATACTACCTTGTGATGGTAATCGGTGCTTTATTTGTTTCTTTTGCGGATGATGATTTTTCTAAAGAAGAGAGTGAATTCTTAAATTCCTCCTGCAGAAAGTTCGGGCACAATAAATACTTCCTGGATAGAATATCCGATCTATTAGAAAAAAATGATACAGAACTATTTTTAAGGGAAATGGAAGGTTTATTGGAAAAATTCAAAACGGCACCTTCTGCAAAAAAAACATCGATTATCAAACACCTGATCGAAGCCATGAAAATTGATGGAAAAATCGAAGAAGTCGAATTTAAAACCATTCGTACCATTTCAGAAGATATGAATGCTTTAGAAGAATATGAAAAAGAAATCAAACTCGTTTTTGGAGTATAA